One Clupea harengus chromosome 3, Ch_v2.0.2, whole genome shotgun sequence DNA window includes the following coding sequences:
- the osbpl5 gene encoding oxysterol-binding protein-related protein 5: MKEENLSRRRFSLCQTTLSPPKIDPRSLTRNLSYAGDNDIYPLSPGGDSVDRNGLSSPSDDFSPAQSPSSPLDTRMFGGVEGDNTSPTERLARKESLKVQKKNYQQEKKRAAKELFSALKDPSVVIMSNWLKIRGSLKSWTKLWCALKPGVLLIYKSSSMEHWVGTVLLGSCKLIERPSKKDGFCFKLYHPLDKSIWTMKGPGGENVGSITQPLPSSYLICRAASDSDGRVWMDALELALSCSSLYKLTAKSCRDGDLSSSSDSSHILQLLQSPILTEHALQQLNDSMLENNHMENDGFSDKSEREAHEDSDNAANENGGRVTEESDMDQSDDLSPCLQATTYVEQGQEEMGEAGEASQVETVSEENKGLIWTLLKQLRPGMDLSKVVLPTFILEPRSFLDKLSDYYFHADLLSQAAVEESAYCRMKQIVRWYLSGFYKKPKGLKKPYNPILGETFRCCWLHPETDSCTYYIAEQVSHHPPISAFYVSNKKDGFCISGSILAKSKFYGNSLSAILDGKARLLLLSRDEEYVITMPYAHCKGILYGTMTLELGGKITIDCDKTKCSAELEFKLKPFLGSACHVNQISGKIRLGDDVMATVEGHWDGEVFMQEKRSGQQEVLWSPTPEVRSQRLKRQVVQPDQQGAFESERLWQQVTSAIQDRDQNRATQEKFVLEEAQRCEARERGEGPWSPHLFALNPDTSEWQYKHVDTKPWDADTCLLQFEKDSIIQTKQRQQRRRHNGYSYSRSWATQQKAQVNGKHRKSSSQPSSCSQNTESSSSTPEPPHGSSDNEGYLTQCARCSQQGKDIAQIESSIATIQKTQQDIQKNLYSLSRQLSQRQAAEESVAVTGRHWLILCMLLLFQLLINYVYT; this comes from the exons ATGAAAGAGGAGAACTTGTCCCGCCGGCGgttctctctctgccagacGACACTCTCGCCGCCAAAGATCGACCCGCGGTCCCTGACAAGGAATCTGTCATATGCAGGGGACAACGACATTTACCCCCTCAGCCCAG GTGGTGACTCCGTAGACCGTAATGGTTTGTCCTCTCCAAGCGACGATTTCAGTCCTGCTCAGTCTCCCAGCAGCCCA TTGGACACCAGGATGtttgggggtgtggagggggacaACACATCTCCCACAGAGAGGCTGGCCAGGAAGGAGTCCCTCAAG GTCCAGAAGAAAAATTACCaacaggagaaaaagagggcaGCCAAAGAGTTATTCAGTGCTCTCAAGGACCCCAGTGTGGTCATCATGTCCAACTGGCTGAAG ATCCGCGGCTCCCTGAAGAGCTGGACCAAGCTGTGGTGCGCGCTGAAGCCGGGCGTGCTGCTCATCTACAAGAGCTCCAGCATGGAGCACTGGGTGGGCACCGTGCTGCTGGGCTCCTGCAAGCTTATCGAGAGGCCCTCCAAGAAGGACGGCTTCTGCTTCAAGCTCTACCACCCGCTGGACAAGTCCATCTGGACCATGAAG GGTCCCGGAGGGGAGAATGTGGGCTCCATCACACAGCCTCTACCCAGCAGTTACCTCATCTGCAGAGCTGCATCTGATTCAGATG gtcgTGTGTGGATGGATGCTCTGGAGTTGGCTCTCAGCTGCTCCAGCCTGTACAAGCTGACGGCCAAGAGCTGTCGGGACGGAGACCTGAGCTCCTCCTCGGACTCCTCACACATCCTGCAGCTCCTGCAGTCTCCCATCCTCACAGAGCACGCACTCCAgca GTTGAATGACTCCATGCTGGAGAACAATCACATGGAGAATGATGGCTTCTCAGACAAATCGGAGAGGGAAGCCCACGAGGACTCGGACAACGCGGCCAATGAGAACGGGGGGCGTGTGACGGAGGAGAGCGACATGGACCAATCAGACGACCTCTCCCCGTGTCTGCAGGCCACCACCTATGTTGAgcagggacaggaggagatgggagag GCTGGAGAGGCGTCCCAGGTGGAGACGGTGTCCGAGGAGAACAAGGGCCTGATCTGGACCCTGCTGAAGCAGCTGCGCCCGGGCATGGACCTGTCCAAGGTGGTGCTACCCACCTTCATCCTGGAGCCCCGCTCCTTCCTGGACAAGCTGTCCGACTACTACTTCCACGCTGACCTGCTGTCCCA AGCGGCGGTGGAGGAGAGTGCCTACTGCAGGATGAAGCAGATCGTGCGCTGGTACCTCTCCGGTTTCTACAAGAAGCCCAAG ggttTGAAGAAACCCTACAACCCCATTCTAGGGGAAACATTCCGCTGTTGCTGGCTCCACCCTGAGACGGACAGTTGTACATATTACATAGCAGAGCAG GTTTCTCACCATCCACCCATTTCTGCATTTTATGTGTCCAACAAAAAAGATGGTTTCTGCATTAGCGGGAGCATCCTTGCCAAGTCCAAGTTCTATG GTAACTCTTTATCTGCGATACTGGACGGCAAGGCCAGGTTACTGCTCTTGTCCCGTGATGAGGAGTATGTCATAACCATGCCCTATGCCCACTGCAAAG GCATCCTGTATGGCACCATGACCCTGGAGCTGGGGGGAAAGATCACCATCGATTGTGACAAAACCAAATGCTCTGCAGAGCTGGAATTCAAACTCAAG CCTTTCCTTGGCAGCGCCTGCCATGTGAATCAGATTTCTGGAAAGATCCGCTTGGGAGATGACGTAATGGCCACAGTGGAAGGCCACTGG GATGGCGAGGTATTTATGCAGGAGAAGAGGTCTGGCCAGCAGGAGGTGCTGTGGAGCCCCACCCCAGAGGTGCGCAGCCAAAGGCTCAAGAGACAAGTGGTTCAGCCAGACCAGCAGGGAGCGTTTGAGTCCGAGAG GCTCTGGCAGCAGGTGACCAGCGCGATCCAGGATCGGGACCAGAACCGGGCCACGCAGGAGAAGTTTGTCCTGGAGGAGGCCCAGCGGTGCGAGGCCCGGGAGCGAGGGGAAGGACCCTGGAGCCCACACCTCTTCGCCCTCAACCCAGACACTAGCGAGTGGCAGTACAAACATGTCGA CACTAAGCCCTGGGATGCAGACACATGCCTGCTGCAGTTTGAGAAGGACAGCATCATTCAGACCAAGCAGAGGCAACAGCGGCGTCGGCACAACGGCTACTCCTATAGCCGCAGCTGGGCCACCCAGCAGAAG gCCCAGGTAAATGGCAAGCACAGGAAGTCGAGTAGCCAGCCGTCGAGCTGCAGCCAGAACACTGAGAGCAGCAGCTCCACGCCAGAGCCCCCGCACGGGTCATCAGACAATGAGG gGTACCTGACTCAGTGTGCTCGCTGCAGCCAGCAAGGAAAGGACATTGCCCAGATCGAGTCCTCCATAGCGACCATCCAGAAGACGCAGCAGGACATTCAGAA GAACCTGTACTCCCTGAGTCGTCAGCTGTCCCAGCGGCAGGCGGCGGAGGAGAGCGTGGCGGTGACGGGCCGCCACTGGCTCATCCTCTGCATGCTGCTGCTCTTCCAGCTGCTCATCAACTACGTCTACACCTGA